One Mycteria americana isolate JAX WOST 10 ecotype Jacksonville Zoo and Gardens chromosome 7, USCA_MyAme_1.0, whole genome shotgun sequence genomic window, TCTCGTTCTTTTTAGGTTAAATTATTGCTGTTTGCTAACCTGGTAAATGTGGTGTCCAAAAAACCCTACTGCTAGCAGAGCTGAGACTACCTTTCTAGTTCTCGACATCCTTCCTCAGTGTATTTGTTGAAAAAACGAGTTactcccatctctctctcttcatcCGGCTTCTGGCCTAATTTAAACATATTCAGTGTTTTGAAGCTAAGCcatgtttttgccttttaaaaaccaCATCATCAGGAACTTTCTTCCCGAGCATCTATTTGTAGGCTGTGATTAAGCTGTCTGTTAACAATTCTTTTGCGATGCTGAATCAATGGAGCTGCTTCAGTTTTCCTATGTAAAACCATTCTTCCAAAATCActgtcttctgtatttttctagtGCTTTCTAAGACATCAGCATATTTTTTTGCCAGCGTAGGTGTAAGCATGATATAAGATACTGTTTTTATCCTCTGTTTCCCTAAGAATTACATCTCTAAGGACAGGATTTATTCTTTCGGCAAATTTGCTGTTGTGAGATGAAGGGTGCGGCTGTACACTACAGTTCCTTTTATGAACTCTGTTTCCCAAAATGACTGCAATACCAGGGTTGAGCCTTGGCCCTGAGCTCTACGAACACTTATAAACAAGGGCCAGCAATCGCTCGGAGGTCAGGAGCACCGGCAGGCTTCAAAACGAAACCTCACGGAAGATGTCGGAAACGGGGTGCCTGCGTCGTGCCCCTTCTCCCACCAGCAGCGTCCCCTCACCTCCGAGTTGGGTGGCCTAGTTTTCATCACATCGTCCCACAGCTTGCGCCAGATGGGCTGCGTCGAGAggcctgggggaaaaaaaataatcaaccgGGTGCTTTCAGCCCTTCTCCCCGTCTGAGTGCCCTGCCCCGGAGCTCGCAGGGgcgctgggcaggagaggggcagcgctggggggcaCAGACGCAGAGCCCTGCAGCAAAAGGACGGTGCTTTGCGGTGGGGGGAAGACCACCGCCTTTTCAGGGATGGGAGTTAAAAAAATGGCAGGTTTTGTCGGTCCTCAAAAGGAGCAAAGTTACAGCCGGGCCCGCAGCGCTGCGGGAACCCTGCTCCGGGGGTGTCCCCCCGTAGAGGGGTTCAGCGCTCCGGCCCGGGGCTCCCACTTCCCGCCTGGAGGGGCTGGTCCCTCCACAGCGCGGGTTCCGCTCTTCGGCCGGGGTCCCTGCGGTGGGGGGCTCCCCTCTCccgggtgggggggtgggggggtgtggtgGGGGGTGTCCCTCCCGCCCGGGGGTACCCCCAAGGGTTTGTCGCCGTCCCCGCCGGTGTCACCTGCTCTCCGCGCAGCGCCCTCGGCCCGCTCGAGGCGGAAGACGGTGAGAAGCGGCAGGAGCCCCCGCAGGAGGTGCCCGGGCAGCGCTGCGGAGAGCCAGAGGGAGACGgcggcagggtgcgggcaggccccaggccccgcgccccgccgccccgcgccgcccgcgcctTACCCCAGACGTCCCGCTCCAGGGCCCCCATGCTGCGGCTCACCGCCGCCGCGCTCAGCGCGAACAGGCTgcgcggcccctccgccgccaTCGCCCCGCTcagcgccgccgctccgccgccatcttgggaagGGAcacccccgcctcccgcccgcgcgccgctgccgccgccgccgccatcttgggaggaggagggagcgggcggcCATGTTGGGGAGGTCGCGTCGAGCGGCGTCCCCTTCCCTACGCGGGGCCGGAcgggccggcagcggcagccAGGCCGATCCGGGCCCACGGTTGCGATCCCCAGGACGAAGGCCAAAAAGAAGGGCGGGAACGGCGCGGTAGCCGTCTTGAGACGGTCACAGGCGCGGCCGCCGCCAGCTGCCATGTTTGGAAGGGAAGCGCCCAGGCCTGAATCACCACCCTCTGGGGGCGGTCCCAGCGCGCTGCGGGCGCGCTTCCGCTTCCGGGGTGGGCAGCGGCACTTCCGGCGGGTGACCCTGGCGAGTCCTTCTGTGCGGCGGGAGCGGAGCCATGGGGCTGCGCGACAGCGTCGTTCACGCCGGGGAGCCcgaggtgagcggggccgggctgggccgggccgggccgggccgggagagGCCGCGCCGAGGCTCCGCGGGCAGTCGGTAACgcctgtgctttcttttttttcgccaggaggaggaggaggaggaagagctggtggTAAgacgcggggcggggagcggggcgggggggctggcaggCCTCGGCGGCGGCGAGGCAGACCCGTAGCCCCTGCAgcgccccggggaaggggcccTGACACCCACAGCCGCGCTGCGATCCAGAGCTGAGCGGGGAGGCGGCCGGAAGCCGGGCTTCGGTGTGGACATGCGGCTCCCCGTTAGCAAGGGCCTCGGGGGAAAACGGCGTTCCGGGGTCTCCCTGCTCTCACGGCAGCCCCGTGTCTGCAGGATCCTTTAACCACGGTCCGTGAGCACTGCGAGCAGACGGAGAAATGCGTGAAGGCGCGGGAGCGGCTGGAGCTGTGCGACGCGCGGGTGTCCTCCAGGTCCCAGACGGAAGAGCAGTGCACAGAGGAGCTCTTTGACTTCTTGCACGCCAGGGACCACTGTGTAAGTGCCGCACCCGGGGATGCAACGtccctgctggtgctgggagcagagctgcctttaGCCGCGCTTCTGAGAGTGCAGACAATTCAAGCGTGAGACGTGGTAGCTGTTCAGTCACAGTAAGCGCTGAAGAACTGTGAGCCTTGAtgctttttcttgttaaatgtcCGGTTCCTCCTTGTTATAACAGTTCCAGCTGGGATTCGGTACGCTATTAAACAATTAAATAAGTCAAACACATCGTTTCTGCCCTGCAAATGACACTTTGCTATTTCAGTGTCGTATTTGCCATTTTAAAGTTAAACGTTTTTAACCTGAGGTGAAACTTCGTAAGAAACCTCAGCTTGTTAGTTTTCTTGAATGACTTGTTGCAAAGCAATGAGGCGAGCGGAGGGCCGTGGGGCCGTGTGCTTTAGTGGCCCAGAAAACCAAGAGGCGCGTGGTAACACCCTGCTGATTGCCAGCCCCAAACTGTGAGTTACcaaatgcttttctcctttcaggTTGCTCACAAACTCTTTAAGAACCTGAAGTGAAGGCGGGTGTGATTGTCCATCTGCTTCCGCAGCCCGTGTCGGCAGTTCCTGGATTCACAGTACTGCTTCCTGCCCGTTCATTCTCCATGCCAAGCATAAACGAAACGGCTTCCTGGCAGCGACCGAGCGTCAGCGTGTCACTGCGTCTCTTCTCATGGAAGATGCGCGGGCACGCAAAAAACGTGTTGATGTTCTGTAATTTTCCATATTAAATGTTCAGAATTCCCATGGAAATACCCTCTGTTTATTTCTTAGTTCTTGTGCTGCTGACTTGTACTGGGTTAAGATGAAATTAGTGGGGGTCAGAGCCCAGTTTGTGGGGGGAGACTTTTCCTCACCTGGGAGAACGTCCTTTTTGTGCAGCCACGATGCGCAGCGGCTAGAGCGCGATCCCGCAGGTAAGAAGTTTGTCTGTCGGAGCCACAAAGATGTTTCCAAGCCCCACAAGACCAATATTGTTCACACAGTAACTTCTGACTTCCCTCTTCTAGGAGAGAAGTTTCCCCCTTTTGGGGGAAAACTGTCAGCTTTCCTTCACTGTCACCTACTGCTGCCAGGGGCTGGAAGAGCCTCCCGGCCGCGGTTGGCTTCGGTTTCTTGGCCAGAGGAACCGACCACATGGCTGCGGAGGGGCGCGGTGGTGGATCCACCTGCTCAAGCCCCGAGCAGAGCGTGAAGGGTCACCTGGGGGAACTAACGCCCTTCCGTGTGAGGCACCAGCCCCTTCTGCTGACCCGGGACTGTCCGGTGAAAGGGTCGTGTTCATGCTCTGCCTGTTTTTCTCGATTAGGAGGTTTAGTAGCAGGAGAACTGATGTTCCGCAGGGCGGCAAATCCTGTCTCAGCTCTTCTTCAAGGTGAAAACCCCCACCTTTTAAATTTGGCTGTTCTTTATCAACGTAGCAGTCTGTAATCCTTTTTGCTGGTGGATTTCAAGTTTAATCCCTAGTGGATCGACGTGGAGCTTTACTGGGGTCAGCGTAGCACGTTaaagagttgggggggggggggtccgcacAGGGTCTAGAAAGAAGGCGCAGGGCCGGgggcgcggccccgctgccgcgtTTCTCCTGCCGCAGAGCCCGCTGCGTTGCCGGATCCTTTCGGCAGCTGATGCCCAAAGGCGGCTCCCCGCACCGGGGAACCCACGCGGGGGGGGCTCGctcggggcggggccggggccggggccggggccggggccgtgcggtCCCGCCCCGGaaggcggcgcggcgcgggccatggcggcggcggcggcgctgggcgggcgcgggcgggcggcggcagcgctgctgcggcgggggccgccgccggggctgggagcggggccgcgccggtACCGGTACAAGGAGAAGTGGGtgagcggggccggagcgggtccccgccgcgggggctgccctgccctcccctcccctcccgcaccccgctcccccctcgTACTGCCTTGtgccccccttttctccccattgcaccccctttccccccgcaccccccggcgTTCTTGCGAtcgttccccccctgccccccccttcCGTCTCCTCTTTCCCCATTACGCTCGGGTTATGCCTCCGCTGCACCCCTTCctatctcccctctcccccatcccgccttCCTTACGCCTCTTCTGGCCCCGTTCCACACCTCGTTGC contains:
- the UQCRH gene encoding LOW QUALITY PROTEIN: cytochrome b-c1 complex subunit 6, mitochondrial (The sequence of the model RefSeq protein was modified relative to this genomic sequence to represent the inferred CDS: inserted 1 base in 1 codon; deleted 6 bases in 4 codons), which translates into the protein MGLRDSVVHAGEPEEEEEEEELVDPLTTVREHCEQTEKCVKARERLELCDARVSSRSQTEEQCTEELFDFLHARDHCVAHKLFKNLKKAGVIVHLLPQPVSAVLDSQYCFLPFILHAKHKRNGFLAATASACHCVSSHGRCAGTQXNVLMFCNFPY